One Capsicum annuum cultivar UCD-10X-F1 chromosome 2, UCD10Xv1.1, whole genome shotgun sequence genomic window carries:
- the LOC107854095 gene encoding mucin-5AC, whose translation MATRRSSFRFRLPWSQDDEPASQPSTRPNTITAPLPATPSAAGSKPAAPTTNMTNLSTGETPTSNQPPDPTRNTTPGIQTSPTQAGTKKNYQQPGTSTSSPRPIEPSATSTSATTATGETQSPLQPSNMNPTSTKSPAWSTSQTTTSNPATPKIAQRPPFRPAGAAPSPKNRASRNETQSSSPLQATNKSRISSPPASPSDTATKSRLSQSPSSSRSTPQSPAATSTSSPPRKLSPVLSTKASQESSDSPSVGKTKMHEKNQATILPPSPPKSLQEISRPSSKSTQARSPILDKKEPPEEMELQTQKVTMSDVSEAKVNFTDKAMQPSEVSVLKSSTMTGTTERPSEKSHSSSIPGESKMLKESTSNIQETKEVVHETRGKNYGAGEKNRQVQSTQVDTVKQEEATKDPRLVNPVSNGRQTTATASQMRNKTIFTGSSQKTAVSSEPHIPLHKEIKDNISNVINRVAVGDGKQETGKTPVNMITLAGDNRGASMQLGPDSSTKGERVHIHRGYKSNPDESADVTTDGEGKRSKDAKATEDQTIAAYVNCNVQGSNNSISCNSSITERNPGVHMSIPRVPSESIHSGVKTGPFEAHKAEFSVTPARTIRRRCLRGLFLESSDSDPEKPRRHGCRVGCNDKKKLTR comes from the coding sequence ATGGCAACACGGAGGTCATCATTTCGCTTTCGCCTTCCCTGGTCTCAAGATGATGAACCAGCAAGCCAACCATCTACTCGACCCAACACCATCACAGCTCCTTTGCCGGCAACTCCCTCGGCTGCAGGATCTAAGCCAGCTGCACCGACTACCAACATGACCAATCTGTCCACAGGTGAAACCCCAACTAGTAACCAACCACCCGACCCCACGAGAAACACCACCCCTGGAATTCAAACTTCACCAACTCAAGCCGGAACCAAGAAGAACTATCAGCAACCCGGCACCAGCACTAGTTCACCTCGCCCTATCGAACCCTCCGCTACAAGCACGAGCGCTACTACTGCCACTGGTGAAACCCAAAGCCCTCTTCAACCCTCTAATATGAACCCTACCTCCACAAAATCTCCAGCTTGGTCTACGTCTCAAACTACTACCAGTAACCCCGCTACTCCGAAGATTGCTCAGAGGCCACCATTTAGGCCTGCAGGGGCAGCTCCCTCTCCCAAGAATCGGGCATCTAGGAATGAGACTCAATCCTCATCACCACTTCAAGCAACTAATAAGTCCCGCATCTCATCTCCACCAGCTTCACCATCTGATACAGCAACTAAGTCCCGGTTGTCTCAATCTCCGTCTTCATCTCGCTCAACTCCCCAGTCACCAGCTGCGACTTCAACATCCTCCCCACCACGCAAGCTTTCCCCGGTCCTTTCAACTAAAGCAAGCCAAGAGTCTTCAGACTCTCCATCTGTTGGAAAAACTAAAATGCATGAAAAGAATCAGGCAACTATTCTGCCACCATCACCACCCAAATCATTGCAAGAGATCTCAAGGCCTTCTTCCAAATCCACACAAGCACGGTCACCCATTCTGGATAAGAAAGAACCACCAGAAGAAATGGAGCTCCAAACTCAGAAAGTAACCATGTCAGATGTCTCTGAAGCAAAAGTAAATTTCACAGACAAGGCAATGCAACCTTCGGAAGTATCAGTGCTGAAATCCTCCACCATGACAGGCACTACAGAAAGACCATCCGAGAAATCACATTCTTCCAGTATCCCTGGTGAATCTAAGATGCTCAAAGAGTCAACTAGCAACATTCAGGAAACAAAGGAAGTGGTGCACGAGACAAGAGGTAAGAACTATGGTGCTGGAGAAAAAAATAGACAAGTTCAATCAACTCAAGTAGATACGGTGAAGCAAGAGGAGGCTACTAAAGATCCCAGATTGGTGAACCCTGTTTCTAATGGAAGACAGACGACAGCAACTGCATCTCAAATGAGGAACAAAACTATATTTACTGGTTCTTCTCAGAAAACTGCAGTATCTAGTGAGCCACATATTCCCCTACACAAAGAGATCAAAGATAACATCTCAAATGTTATTAATAGAGTAGCAGTTGGAGATGGCAAGCAAGAAACAGGTAAAACTCCAGTGAATATGATAACTCTTGCAGGTGATAATAGAGGAGCATCTATGCAACTTGGGCCTGACTCATCCACAAAAGGAGAGCGAGTCCACATTCATAGAGGATACAAAAGCAACCCTGACGAAAGTGCAGATGTAACTACAGACGGGGAGggaaaaagatcaaaagatgCGAAAGCTACGGAGGATCAAACTATAGCTGCATATGTAAATTGCAATGTACAGGGCAGCAACAACTCTATTTCGTGTAACAGTTCCATTACAGAAAGAAATCCAGGTGTACATATGTCGATCCCACGTGTGCCTTCAGAATCTATTCATTCAGGTGTGAAAACAGGACCATTTGAGGCACACAAGGCAGAATTCAGCGTTACACCTGCCAGAACAATAAGAAGAAGATGCCTCAGAGGCCTTTTCCTTGAATCAAGTGATTCTGATCCTGAAAAACCTCGGCGACATGGCTGTCGAGTTGGCTGCAATGATAAGAAAAAACTAACAAGATGA
- the LOC107854097 gene encoding coniferyl alcohol acyltransferase has product MGVKIREFNVNVIKTDHVVAAMLPMQEHCRRLPQSNLDLLLPPIDVGVFFCYQNPNTSGILPTFWSFSSMVKVLKVSLAETLVAYYPFAGELVQNLAGEPEILCNNAGVDFIEAWADVELKEINFYNPDESIEGKLVPKKKHGVLAVQVIELKCGGVVVACTFDHRVADAYSANMFLASWAELAQSKPLSQPPSFQRSFLFPRRPSYYDPLIDSMYLPISALKQETTIIDHDDHVISRIYYVKAEEIKCLQSLANCNNTKFTKLETFSAFLWKTIANGMEKSQRNNHKNFKLGIVVNGRSRLSSGDEDKVKLLKGYFGNVISIPFGEKKVKELKEKSLSWVASVAHEFLENAVTKEHFLGLVDWVEKHRPEPALARIYATNEDSPAVVVSSRFPVREIEFGWGEAVFGSYHFPWDGKSGYVMPMPSPKGNGDWIVYMHMLKGQVDLVEADASNVFKPLTAEYLNLK; this is encoded by the exons ATGGGTGTCAAAATTAGGGAGTTTAACGTGAACGTGATCAAAACTGATCACGTGGTAGCAGCAATGCTACCAATGCAAGAGCATTGTCGTCGTCTACCACAGTCCAATCTTGATTTGCTTTTGCCTCCTATAGATGTTGGAGTTTTCTTTTGTTATCAAAATCCCAATACCTCTGGGATATTGCCAACATTTTGGTCATTTAGTTCAATGGTCAAAGTTCTTAAGGTGTCTTTGGCTGAGACTTTGGTTGCCTACTATCCATTTGCAGGGGAGTTAGTTCAGAATCTTGCTGGAGAGCCAGAAATTCTTTGTAACAATGCTGGAGTAGATTTCATAGAAGCTTGGGCTGATGTAGAGCTTAAAGAGATCAACTTTTATAATCCGGATGAAAGCATAGAAGGCAAGCTTGTACCAAAGAAGAAGCACGGTGTACTAGCTGTTCAG GTTATAGAACTCAAATGTGGAGGAGTAGTGGTGGCTTGTACATTTGATCATAGAGTGGCTGATGCTTACTCAGCCAACATGTTTCTTGCATCATGGGCTGAGTTAGCTCAGTCCAAACCACTCTCTCAGCCACCATCTTTCCAACGATCCTTTCTTTTTCCACGGCGTCCATCTTACTACGATCCCTTAATTGATAGCATGTACTTACCAATCTCAGCTCTAAAACAAGAAACCACAATTATTGATCATGATGATCATGTTATAAGTCGAATTTACTATGTTAAGGCTGAAGAAATCAAGTGCCTCCAATCACTAGCCAATTGTAATAACACAAAATTTACTAAACTCGAAACATTCAGTGCTTTCCTATGGAAAACTATAGCCAATGGGATGgaaaaaagtcaaagaaacaatCACAAGAACTTCAAGTTAGGAATTGTTGTTAATGGTAGAAGTAGATTGAGTAGTGGAGATGAGGACAAAGTTAAGTTgctaaaagggtattttgggaaCGTCATTTCCATCCCATTTGGAGAAAAAAAAGTTAAGGAACTAAAAGAGAAATCCTTAAGTTGGGTGGCAAGTGTAGCTCATGAGTTTCTCGAGAATGCAGTAACTAAGGAACATTTTCTTGGGTTGGTGGATTGGGTTGAGAAGCATCGTCCAGAACCAGCTCTAGCAAGAATTTACGCCACGAATGAAGACTCGCCTGCGGTGGTTGTGTCATCGCGGTTTCCAGtgagggaaattgagtttggatGGGGAGAGGCAGTGTTTGGTTCGTACCATTTTCCATGGGATGGAAAATCAGGATATGTGATGCCAATGCCGAGTCCTAAAGGAAATGGAGATTGGATTGTTTACATGCATATGTTGAAAGGGCAAGTCGATTTGGTTGAGGCTGATGCCTCCAATGTGTTCAAGCCCCTGACTGCAGAATATCTCAATTTGAAGTGA
- the LOC107854094 gene encoding suberization-associated anionic peroxidase 2: MAFRLSHLSLVLSLVALALAGVAIYRNTYEAMMNNGGLLQTVSPDIGLLESAASILTLNNKNNIGAERKSAKLNQQLTQESCVFSAVNGVVDSAIDAETRMGASLIRLHFHDCFVDGCDGGILLDDIPGSFQGEQTSPPNDNSARGFEVIAQAKQSVVDTCPNISVSCADILAIAARDSVAKLGGQTYSVALGRSDARTANFTGALLQLPGPSDNLTEQIRKFSDKNFTIREMVALAGAHTVGFARCVTVCNSNNVNPAAQLQCNCSATQTDSNLQQLDATPAVFDKVYYDALNSNQGIMFSDQVLTGNTTTAAIVTTYSNDVNVFLGDFAAAMIKMGNLPPSAGAQLEIRDVCSRVNPSSVASM; this comes from the exons ATGGCTTTTCGTTTGAGTCATTTGAGCCTTGTTCTAAGCCTTGTGGCACTTGCACTTGCAGGTGTTGCTATTTATAGAAACACCTATGAAGCCATGATGAATAATGGAGGACTCCTCCAAACTGTTTCTCCAGATATTGGTTTGTTGGAATCAGCAGCCAGTATATTAACgttaaataataagaataatattgGTGCAGAAAGAAAGTCAGCCAAATTGAATCAGCAATTAACACAGGAGTCATGCGTTTTCTCAGCTGTTAATGGAGTTGTGGACAGTGCCATTGATGCTGAAACACGCATGGGAGCTTCCCTCATTCGTCTCCACTTCCATGACTGCTTCGTCGAT gGTTGTGATGGAGGTATTCTTCTAGATGATATTCCTGGATCATTCCAGGGGGAACAAACCTCACCACCCAACGATAACTCAGCCAGAGGCTTCGAAGTCATTGCACAAGCTAAACAAAGTGTTGTAGATACATGCCCCAACATATCTGTATCTTGTGCTGACATCTTAGCTATTGCTGCTCGTGATTCTGTCGCTAAA TTAGGAGGACAAACCTATTCGGTTGCACTAGGGAGAAGCGATGCAAGAACAGCCAACTTTACTGGTGCTTTACTTCAACTTCCAGGTCCATCCGACAACCTAACAGAACAAATACGAAAATTCAGCGACAAAAATTTCACTATCCGCGAAATGGTGGCGCTAGCCGGGGCACACACGGTGGGTTTCGCCAGGTGCGTCACCGTGTGCAACAGCAACAACGTTAACCCTGCTGCACAACTCCAATGCAACTGCTCTGCTACACAGACAGACTCCAATTTGCAACAATTGGATGCAACTCCTGCTGTTTTCGACAAAGTTTACTACGATGCGTTAAACAGCAACCAGGGGATAATGTTCTCGGATCAAGTGTTGACAGGGAACACAACAACTGCTGCTATTGTAACCACTTATAGCAATGATGTTAACGTTTTCTTGGGAGATTTTGCTGCTGCAATGATCAAGATGGGGAACTTGCCTCCTTCTGCGGGTGCTCAATTGGAAATTCGCGATGTTTGCAGCAGAGTCAATCCAAGTTCTGTGGCTTCTATGTGA